The following are from one region of the Amycolatopsis sp. QT-25 genome:
- a CDS encoding CGNR zinc finger domain-containing protein encodes MNTDASLVVEFLNTLNVERGTDLLDDPESWQRWARDHRLRANSPAAARETRDALRAAIGDPRLARPGLRAPAEIVLGPEGPLLVAETVTEAVLAASIRLAVLGEWIRLKICPADDCLWAFYDESRNRSRTWCSMRACGNREKARAWRARTADVST; translated from the coding sequence GTGAACACCGACGCGTCCCTGGTGGTCGAGTTCCTGAACACGCTGAACGTCGAACGCGGCACGGACCTCCTGGACGATCCGGAATCCTGGCAACGCTGGGCGAGGGATCACCGGCTGCGAGCGAATTCCCCCGCGGCCGCACGCGAAACTCGGGACGCGCTGCGCGCCGCGATCGGCGACCCGAGACTGGCCCGGCCCGGCCTGCGCGCGCCGGCGGAGATCGTCCTCGGCCCGGAAGGCCCTCTCCTCGTCGCGGAAACGGTCACCGAAGCCGTGCTGGCGGCGTCGATCCGGCTGGCCGTGCTCGGCGAATGGATCCGGCTCAAGATCTGCCCGGCCGACGACTGCCTGTGGGCGTTCTACGACGAATCACGCAACCGGTCGAGGACGTGGTGCTCGATGCGGGCCTGCGGGAACCGGGAGAAGGCGCGGGCCTGGCGGGCCCGGACGGCGGACGTCTCCACCTGA